A window of Mucilaginibacter paludis DSM 18603 contains these coding sequences:
- a CDS encoding phytanoyl-CoA dioxygenase family protein has translation MQDNILANKRSSFFMTDGRKITQELDELGFTIIDDVYTDAEVDQLLNTINATPVNGATFRKTKDLFAIRQFLKEVPDAEGLIFNHRLTGVIQQLFGSGFFVTKSIYFDKPAQSNWFVAYHQDLTISVDQKTEIDGYGPWTVKQNQFAVQPPVKVLENSFTIRIHLDDTDQNNGALKVVPGSNLKGIYRPETINWQTETETICNVKKGGIMIMRPLLLHTSNRSTNQQPRRVIHIEFSNSELPPTIKWSEKHQYTQHE, from the coding sequence ATGCAAGATAATATATTAGCCAATAAAAGAAGCAGTTTTTTTATGACTGATGGAAGAAAAATAACCCAGGAATTAGACGAGCTTGGTTTTACAATTATTGACGATGTTTACACAGACGCCGAGGTAGATCAACTGCTTAATACCATTAATGCAACACCGGTAAATGGAGCTACCTTCCGCAAAACCAAAGACTTATTCGCCATCAGGCAATTCTTGAAAGAAGTACCTGATGCCGAAGGGTTAATTTTTAATCATCGGCTAACCGGTGTTATTCAGCAATTATTTGGCAGTGGCTTTTTTGTAACCAAGTCTATTTATTTTGATAAACCTGCGCAATCCAACTGGTTTGTGGCTTATCATCAGGACTTAACCATTTCGGTAGATCAAAAAACTGAAATTGACGGATACGGTCCCTGGACGGTAAAGCAAAATCAGTTTGCTGTACAGCCCCCGGTTAAGGTATTGGAAAACAGTTTCACCATCCGCATTCACCTGGACGATACCGATCAAAATAATGGCGCGCTGAAGGTGGTTCCCGGATCAAACTTAAAAGGGATTTACCGCCCCGAAACCATCAACTGGCAAACGGAAACCGAAACCATTTGCAACGTAAAAAAAGGAGGAATCATGATTATGCGGCCACTACTATTGCATACCTCCAACCGCAGCACCAACCAGCAACCCAGGCGGGTAATCCATATCGAATTTAGTAATAGTGAACTTCCACCGACTATTAAATGGTCTGAAAAACACCAATATACCCAACATGAGTAA
- a CDS encoding Smr/MutS family protein, whose amino-acid sequence MKFKLGDFVRFVDEKLEGYVTRIIDEDMIGVTGDDDFEIPVLASKVTTVHGHKSTAVESQAFDEVRSADGSFDTRGVFLAVSSDQRIASVVHFYLVNETSFQLLASLTTEKLHKFKGEFAGIIAPKSAVKIFSAPLQDIQLWPTFNFQILFYTTQNIALSSPLIVKENFKAKDFSGTKKVVPLIKQQAWLIRLDEPELVIDAEKIKESFFKPAEEKQEIEKPVNEIDLHIEKLRDDYQFLSSAEMLNIQLTAFRKALDAAVVHKLPSITFIHGVGNGTLKNELHKIVGKHPHVQTFMDARKEKFGYGATKVLLK is encoded by the coding sequence ATGAAGTTTAAGTTAGGCGATTTTGTGCGGTTTGTTGATGAGAAGCTGGAAGGCTACGTTACCCGCATTATTGACGAAGATATGATTGGCGTAACCGGTGATGACGACTTTGAGATCCCAGTTTTAGCCAGCAAGGTAACCACGGTTCATGGCCATAAATCGACGGCGGTGGAGAGCCAGGCCTTTGATGAAGTGCGGTCTGCAGATGGTTCGTTTGATACCCGCGGTGTTTTTTTAGCTGTTTCCAGCGATCAGCGGATTGCTTCGGTAGTACATTTTTACCTGGTGAACGAAACATCGTTCCAGCTACTGGCATCACTCACTACCGAAAAGCTGCATAAGTTTAAAGGGGAATTTGCAGGTATTATAGCGCCAAAATCTGCCGTTAAAATATTTTCGGCACCATTGCAGGATATTCAGCTTTGGCCCACCTTTAATTTCCAGATTTTGTTTTATACTACCCAAAACATTGCGCTAAGCAGCCCTTTAATTGTGAAGGAAAACTTTAAGGCGAAAGATTTTTCGGGGACTAAAAAAGTGGTGCCGCTAATTAAGCAACAAGCCTGGCTGATCAGGCTGGATGAACCCGAGCTGGTAATTGATGCTGAAAAGATTAAGGAGAGCTTTTTTAAGCCTGCCGAAGAAAAGCAGGAGATTGAAAAACCGGTGAACGAGATTGACCTGCACATAGAAAAGCTGCGCGACGATTACCAGTTTTTAAGCAGTGCCGAAATGCTCAACATCCAACTGACTGCTTTCCGCAAGGCGCTCGATGCGGCCGTTGTACACAAGTTGCCATCAATCACCTTTATTCATGGCGTAGGCAACGGTACACTTAAAAACGAATTACATAAAATAGTAGGCAAGCACCCGCATGTACAAACCTTTATGGATGCCCGTAAAGAAAAATTTGGCTATGGCGCTACCAAAGTGCTTTTGAAATAG
- a CDS encoding PLDc N-terminal domain-containing protein produces MQTSLSSVLINTTLIILLIWLIVLVFSLVSLSRRRDIFTPVKVFWAAIILFAPVAGLVVYLVYGPKKRV; encoded by the coding sequence ATGCAAACCAGTTTGTCGTCTGTGCTTATCAATACAACCTTAATCATTTTGTTGATCTGGTTAATTGTGCTCGTTTTTTCGCTGGTATCCCTTTCGCGGCGAAGGGATATTTTTACGCCGGTAAAGGTTTTTTGGGCCGCTATTATACTTTTTGCGCCCGTGGCGGGTTTGGTGGTTTATCTTGTTTACGGCCCTAAAAAACGGGTTTAG
- a CDS encoding 3-oxoacyl-ACP synthase III family protein has product MKNTIQTVFAATGSYIPDMIVKNSDFLNHSFFEKNGTPILKDNATVIEKFREIAGIEERRYARPEQRASDLGFLAAKDALESSGIDAETLDYIIVAHNFGDVTYETNRSDMVPTLASRIKHMLGIKNADCVAYDLPFGCPGWVQGVIQADYFIRSGDAKRCMVIGTETLSRVVDPHDRDTMLYSDGGGAVILEASSEETVGILSHKTQTHSLEHAMLLTMHNPVYDCGGEENDIFLTMNGRKLYEFALSNVPLVVKAALDKAGVHLSEIKKVLIHQANDKMDNAILQRLFKLYDIESFDSAEVMPMIISWLGNSSVATVPTLLDIILKNKMPGHHIGKGDKVVFASVGAGMNINAIVYQF; this is encoded by the coding sequence ATGAAGAATACTATCCAAACCGTTTTTGCTGCAACCGGAAGTTATATTCCTGATATGATTGTTAAAAACTCTGATTTTTTAAATCATAGTTTTTTTGAAAAAAACGGCACCCCGATTTTAAAAGACAATGCCACCGTGATAGAGAAATTCCGGGAGATAGCCGGAATTGAAGAGCGCAGATATGCGCGCCCGGAACAGCGCGCATCCGACCTTGGTTTCCTGGCCGCGAAAGACGCGCTGGAAAGCTCGGGCATTGATGCCGAAACGTTGGATTACATTATTGTTGCCCACAATTTTGGCGATGTTACTTATGAAACTAACCGCTCGGATATGGTACCAACGCTGGCATCGCGTATTAAACATATGCTCGGTATCAAAAATGCCGACTGTGTAGCTTATGATTTACCATTTGGTTGCCCGGGCTGGGTACAGGGGGTAATACAGGCCGATTATTTTATTCGCTCGGGTGATGCTAAGCGTTGTATGGTAATTGGTACCGAGACGCTATCGCGGGTTGTTGATCCGCATGATCGTGATACTATGCTTTACAGTGATGGGGGCGGGGCGGTTATTTTAGAGGCTTCATCAGAGGAAACCGTGGGAATCCTGTCGCACAAAACCCAAACGCATTCCCTTGAGCACGCCATGCTGCTTACTATGCACAACCCGGTTTATGATTGCGGAGGCGAAGAGAATGACATTTTTTTAACGATGAATGGCCGTAAGCTATATGAGTTTGCTTTAAGTAATGTGCCCTTGGTTGTTAAGGCTGCGTTGGATAAAGCAGGTGTTCACCTTTCTGAAATTAAAAAGGTGCTTATCCACCAGGCTAACGATAAAATGGATAACGCCATTTTACAGCGGCTTTTTAAATTGTACGATATCGAAAGTTTTGATTCGGCAGAGGTGATGCCTATGATCATATCATGGCTGGGCAATAGTTCGGTAGCTACCGTGCCTACGCTTTTAGATATCATATTAAAGAACAAAATGCCCGGCCACCATATCGGCAAAGGCGATAAAGTGGTTTTTGCATCGGTAGGAGCCGGTATGAATATCAACGCCATTGTGTATCAATTTTAG
- a CDS encoding cold-shock protein: MQSGTVKFFNETKGFGFIVPSNGDSEIFVHSSGLIDQIRENDSVNYEVERGKKGFNAVNVKVV; encoded by the coding sequence ATGCAAAGTGGAACAGTAAAATTCTTCAATGAAACTAAAGGTTTTGGATTCATCGTACCAAGTAACGGCGATAGCGAAATCTTTGTTCATTCATCTGGCCTGATTGACCAAATTCGTGAAAACGATAGCGTTAACTACGAAGTAGAACGCGGTAAAAAAGGCTTCAATGCGGTAAACGTGAAAGTTGTTTAA
- a CDS encoding PAS domain-containing sensor histidine kinase, with product MPGFKKTFLSGVSLKNVPFYIRYGVPVLLTLVATLTKITLADYIGYKTPFLLYLGIVIITAKRFGAKPAIVVSLLSAVIVNLLFMHPPDYFPITREAILQTIGFLLECTLVIGLSSALTDAVSQIDENDARFKTLVEKSSEGIVTMNVDGKIIYSSPSVQNIIGYTDEEFIHLPTWQLLHEDEASKVREQFFRFASHPNKTLTIIHRMKHKNGNWIWIESKMTNLLDERPINAVIANFTEVTERVLNEKLKEDFIGIASHELKTPLTSLKAYTQVLQHRFKNSEDETSLNIINKIEHQVTRVVQMITNLLDVTTLQEKKLNLHIRDIDLNLLVTEIADAIQQTTKVHRIILQLAPLPTIPADRERLAQVISNMISNAIKYSPNADAVQVSTRIENDRVIFSVLDHGIGISPSELNQVFERFFRADGAKKSFQGLGLGLFICAQILEQHGGEIGATSKEGEGSTFWFSLPLA from the coding sequence ATGCCTGGCTTTAAAAAGACTTTTCTTAGTGGAGTTAGTTTAAAAAATGTTCCGTTTTACATCAGGTACGGGGTACCGGTACTGTTAACCTTGGTAGCCACGTTAACCAAAATCACCCTTGCCGATTATATCGGGTATAAAACGCCCTTTTTGTTGTATTTGGGAATAGTAATTATTACAGCAAAACGCTTTGGCGCAAAGCCGGCAATTGTGGTGAGCCTGCTATCGGCAGTTATTGTTAATTTGCTTTTCATGCATCCACCTGATTATTTCCCAATAACCAGGGAAGCAATACTTCAAACTATCGGCTTTTTGCTGGAGTGTACACTGGTTATTGGTTTAAGCAGTGCATTAACAGATGCTGTAAGTCAAATTGATGAAAACGATGCCCGTTTTAAAACGCTGGTTGAAAAAAGTTCGGAAGGCATAGTTACCATGAATGTTGACGGAAAAATCATCTACAGCAGCCCCTCGGTTCAAAACATCATCGGTTATACAGATGAGGAATTTATCCATTTGCCAACGTGGCAACTGCTGCACGAGGATGAAGCATCAAAGGTAAGGGAGCAATTTTTCAGGTTTGCATCTCATCCCAACAAAACCCTCACCATTATACACCGCATGAAACACAAAAACGGTAACTGGATCTGGATAGAAAGCAAGATGACCAATTTACTGGATGAGCGGCCGATTAATGCTGTGATAGCCAATTTTACCGAAGTAACAGAACGGGTATTGAATGAAAAATTGAAGGAGGATTTTATAGGAATTGCATCACACGAGTTAAAAACACCGCTCACAAGCTTGAAAGCGTATACACAGGTATTACAACACCGTTTTAAAAACAGCGAGGATGAAACTTCCCTCAATATCATTAACAAGATAGAACACCAGGTAACCAGGGTAGTGCAAATGATTACCAATTTACTGGACGTAACCACACTACAAGAGAAAAAATTAAATTTGCATATCCGGGATATTGACCTGAATTTACTGGTCACAGAAATTGCTGATGCCATTCAACAAACTACTAAAGTTCACCGGATTATTTTGCAACTGGCCCCCTTACCAACTATACCGGCAGATAGGGAACGGCTGGCGCAGGTAATTAGCAATATGATATCTAACGCGATTAAATATTCGCCCAACGCAGATGCTGTGCAGGTGAGTACCCGGATTGAAAACGACCGGGTTATATTTTCGGTACTTGACCATGGTATCGGTATATCGCCCTCAGAACTAAACCAGGTTTTTGAAAGATTTTTCAGGGCCGATGGTGCAAAAAAATCATTCCAAGGTTTAGGCCTGGGCCTGTTTATCTGCGCGCAAATCCTTGAACAGCATGGCGGCGAAATTGGTGCTACCAGTAAAGAAGGCGAGGGTTCAACTTTTTGGTTCAGCCTGCCTTTAGCTTAG
- a CDS encoding ArnT family glycosyltransferase: protein MNNINPANTSQWLKTLIGIVVLLNFSGLFVTIMAPDGALYATIAKSMVLRNNYIDLFAEGHDWLDKPHFPFWMAALSFKCFDFTTWAYKLPAILFLMLGAVYTYLFAKKLYNQEVALWAVLILLTAEHIVISNTDVRAEPYLTGLIIAAVYHFYRAHTQKQMSQLVIACLFAACAVMTKGLFALIPIVGALGGEMIIKRQWKQLFSWRWLVAAIFILLFILPELYCLYSQFDLHPEKTVFGQHNVSGIRFFFWDSQFGRFFNTGPIKGHGDPFFFVHTTLWAFLPWSLLLFAGIFQFIKTNRRQVQSAEWYCICGFGLTFLVFSASKFQLPFYTNIIFPFYAIITAAYLYSVTNGKSLRAIQIVQNVIVALMVLLLIVLQYYFRPDSFSWLTGVLLIALLALMIFLPGSVAAVGYQKIAIRTVLAAVIVNTYLNLAFYPSLLKYQSGSEAAVWINDHNPSNLPVVQCIHVNDYGYPLEFYLDRPLYTIDEKGVGKLPSRPFLMYAYPDNIQFLKTKGWQIEPVKSFDRYWITRLKPAFLDAKTRKGTLEQVDLVVVR from the coding sequence ATGAACAATATTAACCCTGCTAATACGTCCCAATGGCTTAAAACATTAATAGGGATAGTGGTTTTATTGAACTTTAGCGGTCTGTTTGTTACCATTATGGCGCCCGATGGAGCTTTATATGCAACTATTGCCAAATCAATGGTGTTGCGTAACAACTATATCGATCTGTTTGCCGAAGGGCACGACTGGCTGGATAAGCCGCACTTCCCCTTTTGGATGGCTGCCTTGTCGTTCAAGTGCTTTGATTTTACAACCTGGGCGTATAAATTACCAGCTATTTTGTTTTTAATGTTAGGCGCGGTTTACACCTATCTGTTTGCTAAAAAGTTGTACAATCAGGAAGTTGCTTTATGGGCGGTATTAATTTTGCTCACCGCCGAACATATCGTTATTTCCAATACCGACGTACGCGCCGAACCTTACCTTACAGGCCTGATAATTGCCGCAGTTTACCATTTTTACCGTGCGCACACGCAAAAACAAATGTCGCAGCTTGTTATTGCGTGTTTATTTGCTGCTTGCGCCGTTATGACAAAGGGCCTGTTCGCCCTTATTCCCATAGTGGGAGCTCTTGGCGGCGAAATGATTATCAAAAGACAATGGAAACAATTGTTCAGCTGGCGATGGTTGGTAGCCGCAATATTTATTTTGCTGTTTATTTTGCCTGAACTTTATTGCTTGTACAGCCAGTTTGATCTTCATCCCGAAAAAACAGTATTCGGGCAGCACAATGTATCTGGCATCAGGTTCTTTTTTTGGGATAGCCAATTCGGCCGTTTTTTTAATACCGGTCCAATTAAAGGCCATGGCGATCCCTTCTTTTTTGTACATACCACTTTATGGGCATTTTTGCCTTGGTCGTTGTTGCTGTTTGCGGGTATATTCCAGTTCATCAAAACCAATAGACGGCAAGTGCAATCTGCCGAATGGTATTGCATCTGCGGGTTTGGGCTTACTTTCCTGGTATTTTCGGCTTCTAAGTTTCAATTACCGTTTTATACCAACATCATTTTTCCGTTCTATGCCATTATTACCGCAGCTTATTTGTACAGCGTTACAAACGGTAAAAGCTTGCGGGCTATTCAAATTGTACAAAATGTTATTGTTGCATTAATGGTGCTATTGCTTATCGTGCTTCAATATTATTTCAGGCCCGATAGTTTTAGCTGGTTAACCGGAGTGTTATTAATTGCTTTACTGGCTTTAATGATCTTTTTGCCGGGTAGCGTAGCGGCTGTAGGATATCAGAAAATAGCTATCCGCACGGTATTGGCCGCCGTTATTGTTAATACGTACCTCAACCTGGCATTTTATCCCTCATTACTAAAATACCAGTCGGGTAGCGAAGCGGCCGTTTGGATCAATGATCATAATCCATCTAATTTGCCGGTGGTGCAATGTATCCATGTAAATGATTATGGCTATCCACTTGAATTTTATCTGGACAGGCCACTTTATACTATAGATGAAAAAGGGGTAGGTAAATTGCCATCGAGGCCATTTTTAATGTACGCCTATCCGGATAACATTCAATTTTTAAAAACCAAAGGATGGCAGATTGAACCTGTAAAATCGTTTGACCGGTACTGGATAACGCGTTTAAAGCCTGCTTTTTTGGATGCAAAAACCCGTAAAGGTACTTTGGAGCAGGTTGATTTGGTAGTGGTGCGATAA
- the purN gene encoding phosphoribosylglycinamide formyltransferase yields MKKRIAIFASGSGSNAQKIMEHFKHSDSAEVVIVLTNNPEAYVLQRADNFEIPSHTFDRHEFYETEDVIRLLKNLQIDLIVLAGFLWLIPPSLLKAFPNKIINIHPSLLPKYGGKGMYGDRVHKAILAAGEEESGITIHFVNEHFDDGEVIHQSRFKIEPDDDIEMIKFKGQQLEHAHFAKVIEALLKKMKS; encoded by the coding sequence TTGAAAAAACGCATCGCTATTTTTGCCTCCGGTTCTGGGTCAAATGCTCAAAAAATTATGGAGCACTTTAAACACAGTGATAGTGCCGAAGTTGTTATTGTTTTAACCAACAACCCAGAGGCTTACGTTTTACAACGAGCCGACAACTTTGAGATCCCATCACATACGTTTGACAGGCATGAGTTTTATGAAACAGAAGATGTGATCAGGCTGTTGAAAAACTTACAGATTGACTTAATTGTACTTGCCGGCTTCTTATGGTTAATACCACCATCCTTATTAAAGGCATTTCCTAACAAAATTATTAATATCCATCCCTCGCTACTGCCAAAATACGGCGGTAAAGGAATGTATGGCGATAGGGTACACAAAGCGATACTTGCCGCTGGCGAAGAGGAATCGGGCATTACGATCCATTTTGTGAATGAGCATTTTGATGATGGCGAGGTGATACACCAATCCAGGTTTAAAATTGAGCCCGACGACGATATTGAAATGATCAAATTTAAAGGGCAGCAACTGGAGCATGCGCATTTTGCCAAAGTAATTGAGGCTTTATTGAAAAAGATGAAAAGCTAA
- a CDS encoding DUF5004 domain-containing protein, with amino-acid sequence MYLFIKYKFSFLACIGLACIALLINSCKKDNSDTVHYFLVGEKWQLASVQRQTFVGDTLKKTDTLNTACDSIQKFQFNSDNTCTYENYHCIPQINTGTWQLVSDDLVLQTNLTVKDTLNGAIVTNAKAFAYAQIINLGQYSFVVQTGDVSSYYTSKTRRVITRYGFIHPTNN; translated from the coding sequence GTGTATTTATTTATCAAATATAAGTTTTCATTTTTAGCATGTATTGGCCTGGCCTGCATTGCCTTGCTGATTAACTCGTGCAAGAAGGACAACTCTGATACTGTTCATTATTTTTTAGTTGGCGAAAAATGGCAACTGGCATCGGTACAACGCCAAACATTTGTAGGCGATACACTGAAAAAAACCGATACTTTAAATACGGCCTGCGACAGCATTCAAAAGTTCCAGTTTAACAGCGATAATACCTGTACCTACGAAAACTATCATTGCATTCCCCAAATCAACACCGGCACTTGGCAGTTGGTATCTGATGATTTGGTACTGCAAACTAATTTAACGGTAAAAGACACATTGAACGGAGCCATTGTAACAAATGCTAAGGCTTTTGCTTACGCGCAGATCATCAACCTGGGCCAGTATTCGTTTGTGGTGCAAACCGGCGATGTTAGCTCCTATTACACATCAAAAACACGCAGGGTAATTACAAGATATGGTTTTATTCATCCAACAAATAATTAA
- a CDS encoding DNA-directed RNA polymerase subunit omega — translation MTNVIKPTVASSTITRDLRELDVQTDNIYESIVIMSKRANQISNNVKEELHQKLSEFASSNDNLEEVFENREQIEISKHYERMPKATLVAVQEFLENKVYYRNPAKEQQL, via the coding sequence ATGACGAATGTAATTAAGCCAACTGTGGCAAGCAGTACGATAACCCGCGATTTACGTGAGTTGGATGTACAAACTGATAATATTTACGAATCGATCGTAATTATGTCAAAAAGGGCTAACCAAATTTCCAATAACGTAAAGGAAGAATTACACCAAAAACTTTCGGAATTTGCTTCATCAAATGACAACCTTGAAGAGGTATTTGAAAACCGTGAACAAATTGAAATATCAAAGCATTACGAAAGAATGCCTAAAGCAACTTTAGTTGCTGTGCAGGAGTTTTTAGAAAACAAAGTTTACTACCGTAACCCGGCAAAGGAACAACAACTATAA
- a CDS encoding outer membrane protein assembly factor BamD, producing the protein MFKKQRALTGSLLLVLVIALAGCKSKFERLKASNDNAKKYHEGIKYYNKKDYTRALDLFEDLVQRYRGTTEAEDLYYYYAYTNYKLKDYTSARYHFKTFADSYPNSSRTEECRFMSAYCYYLDSPNFSLDQENTQKAIDAMQLFINLYPKSDRAPEAGKLIQNLRDKLEEKSYANAKLYLTIGDYQSAVIAFGNSLRDYPDIKYAEEMEFLTIKAQYLYAKNSYEIKQQERYESAIAFHDQFVEKYPNSKYLKDAELLKKNSQQGILESKRILAEAATNERLYKKIQEEKNRSLPQAQRDTSLVKK; encoded by the coding sequence ATGTTTAAAAAACAACGGGCCCTTACCGGGAGTTTACTATTAGTGCTTGTTATTGCCCTGGCGGGCTGTAAAAGCAAATTTGAACGGCTTAAAGCCAGTAACGACAATGCCAAAAAATACCATGAGGGTATTAAATACTACAACAAAAAAGACTATACCCGGGCGCTCGACCTGTTTGAGGACCTGGTACAGCGCTACAGAGGTACTACAGAAGCTGAAGATTTATACTACTATTATGCCTATACCAACTATAAGCTGAAGGACTATACCTCGGCAAGGTATCACTTTAAAACATTTGCTGACAGTTACCCTAACAGCAGCCGTACAGAGGAGTGCCGTTTTATGTCGGCTTATTGTTATTACCTGGATTCGCCTAATTTTTCGCTGGATCAGGAAAACACACAGAAAGCGATTGACGCGATGCAGCTGTTTATTAACCTTTACCCCAAAAGCGACCGCGCACCGGAGGCAGGCAAACTGATTCAAAATCTACGCGACAAGCTGGAAGAAAAATCGTATGCTAACGCGAAGTTATATTTAACTATAGGCGACTATCAATCGGCAGTTATTGCGTTTGGAAATTCATTACGTGACTATCCTGACATTAAATATGCTGAAGAAATGGAGTTTTTAACCATCAAGGCACAATATTTGTACGCTAAAAACAGCTACGAAATTAAGCAACAGGAGCGTTATGAATCGGCGATTGCGTTTCACGACCAATTTGTAGAGAAATATCCTAACAGCAAGTATTTAAAAGATGCCGAGCTATTAAAAAAGAACTCGCAACAAGGTATACTGGAAAGTAAACGTATATTAGCAGAAGCCGCAACCAACGAAAGGCTTTATAAAAAAATACAGGAAGAGAAAAACAGATCTCTACCTCAGGCGCAAAGAGACACAAGTTTAGTAAAAAAGTAA